From Haloarcula sp. CBA1127, a single genomic window includes:
- a CDS encoding redox-regulated ATPase YchF, whose protein sequence is MSYKIGLVGKPSVGKSTFFNAATMNDVPEGAYPFTTIDPSMGEAYVRVDCAAPEFDHTCTPNHGYCTEGVRFVPTKLVDVAGLVPGAHEGKGLGNQFLTDLNEADVLVHVVDFTGETDLEGEPTEDHDPREDIDFLEDELDMWYLDILEKGIERYRSGYHGEDKAIEDDLAEQMSAFKINADEIKQVVLALDLELDPDTWDDEDRAALAREIRIRTKPMLIAANKMDTPAAQENWEPITEDPEYEHLTFVPVSAHAEKALKNGNEQGVLDYRPGDEEFTVTADLPEEKAAGLEQIQEFVTDFGGTGVQQALETALFEELGAIAVFPGARKPQEDGTFLQDCFVLPDGSTAEDFAYFLHTDIGEGFLHAHDVRTERQIGADTELDHRDVVEITTTN, encoded by the coding sequence ATGAGCTACAAGATCGGACTCGTCGGCAAGCCCTCTGTCGGCAAGTCTACGTTTTTCAATGCGGCGACGATGAACGATGTGCCGGAGGGCGCGTACCCGTTCACGACAATCGATCCCTCGATGGGCGAAGCGTACGTCCGCGTCGACTGTGCGGCCCCGGAGTTCGACCACACCTGCACGCCCAACCACGGCTACTGTACAGAGGGCGTCCGGTTCGTTCCGACGAAACTCGTCGACGTGGCCGGCCTCGTCCCCGGCGCACACGAAGGGAAAGGGCTGGGGAACCAGTTCCTCACGGACCTTAACGAAGCTGACGTGCTCGTCCACGTCGTGGATTTCACCGGCGAAACAGATCTTGAAGGGGAACCCACCGAGGACCACGACCCGCGCGAGGACATCGACTTCCTCGAAGACGAACTGGATATGTGGTATCTCGACATTCTGGAGAAGGGCATCGAGCGCTACCGCTCGGGCTACCACGGCGAGGACAAGGCCATTGAGGACGACCTCGCCGAGCAGATGTCGGCGTTCAAGATCAACGCTGACGAGATCAAGCAGGTCGTCCTCGCGCTGGACCTGGAACTGGACCCTGACACCTGGGACGACGAGGACAGAGCGGCACTCGCTCGGGAAATCCGCATCCGGACCAAGCCGATGCTCATCGCGGCAAACAAGATGGATACCCCAGCGGCACAGGAAAACTGGGAGCCAATCACTGAGGACCCGGAGTACGAGCATCTCACGTTCGTTCCCGTCTCGGCCCACGCGGAGAAGGCGCTGAAAAACGGCAACGAGCAGGGCGTGCTTGACTACCGGCCGGGCGACGAGGAGTTCACCGTGACGGCAGACCTGCCCGAAGAGAAGGCCGCAGGGCTCGAACAGATCCAGGAGTTCGTCACCGACTTCGGCGGCACGGGCGTCCAGCAGGCCCTCGAAACCGCGCTGTTTGAAGAACTGGGGGCTATCGCGGTGTTCCCCGGCGCTCGCAAGCCCCAGGAAGACGGGACCTTCCTGCAGGACTGTTTCGTCCTCCCCGACGGGTCGACTGCCGAGGACTTCGCATACTTCTTGCACACCGACATCGGCGAGGGGTTCCTCCACGCGCATGACGTGCGCACCGAGCGACAGATCGGTGCTGACACCGAACTCGACCACCGCGACGTGGTCGAAATTACGACAACGAACTGA
- a CDS encoding GNAT family N-acetyltransferase: MSFQTAIRPAESVDIADIRRVARAAWHAVYDDIIGEKTVNSLLKEGYAPPLLEQMIELEEVGLFVSTADDDVVAYMSCGMTDATGFGDLDLYVHPDYWGEGIGTELLHRGEQHLHELSVRKIRDEVLAENEVGNAFYRSHFEKVGERTTEVGGQQHPVNVYERRL; encoded by the coding sequence ATGTCGTTCCAGACAGCCATCCGACCGGCCGAATCGGTGGATATCGCGGACATCCGCCGGGTCGCCAGAGCCGCGTGGCACGCGGTATACGACGATATCATCGGGGAAAAGACGGTGAACAGCCTCCTCAAGGAGGGATATGCGCCGCCGCTACTGGAGCAGATGATCGAGCTCGAAGAGGTCGGCCTGTTCGTCTCTACAGCCGACGATGACGTAGTAGCGTACATGAGCTGTGGGATGACGGACGCGACCGGCTTCGGCGACCTCGACCTGTACGTCCACCCGGACTACTGGGGAGAGGGTATCGGGACGGAGCTGTTGCACCGCGGCGAACAGCACCTGCACGAACTTTCGGTGCGGAAGATCCGCGACGAAGTGCTGGCCGAGAACGAGGTCGGCAACGCGTTCTACCGCTCCCACTTCGAGAAGGTCGGCGAGCGGACGACCGAGGTCGGTGGACAGCAACATCCGGTGAACGTCTACGAGCGACGACTGTAA
- the trpC gene encoding indole-3-glycerol phosphate synthase, translated as MDDSEEIAPAVQSILDAARERGGSGDRVSVTPRSLPDAFDAAAVDGRTPVVAEIKPTSPTADGERTDDPVDLAQQMVEGGAAALSVLTEPDHFGGSAATLERVRDTVDVPVLRKDFILHENQLDVVEADVVLLIVRFLEAEGTDDLADLLTAARERGFQVLVEAHTAAEVEKALDAGADIIGVNNRDLGELAVDLGTFETVAPDVPEGVTLIAESGIQTADDVTRMRDAGADALLIGSAIMDHDAATDVEANTRRLTRANTDAVETTTTDT; from the coding sequence ATGGACGACAGTGAGGAGATAGCACCAGCGGTTCAATCGATTCTCGACGCGGCGCGGGAGCGCGGTGGCAGCGGAGACCGGGTATCGGTGACGCCCCGCTCGCTGCCCGATGCCTTCGACGCGGCGGCGGTCGACGGGCGGACGCCGGTCGTCGCCGAAATCAAGCCGACGAGTCCGACCGCGGACGGCGAGCGGACCGACGACCCGGTCGACCTCGCACAACAGATGGTCGAGGGCGGCGCGGCGGCGCTCTCCGTCCTGACCGAGCCGGACCACTTCGGCGGGTCGGCGGCGACGCTTGAGCGGGTCCGAGATACCGTCGACGTGCCCGTCCTGCGGAAGGACTTCATCCTCCACGAGAACCAGCTGGATGTCGTTGAAGCGGATGTTGTCCTGCTCATCGTCCGTTTTCTCGAAGCCGAGGGCACCGACGACCTCGCGGACCTCCTCACGGCCGCGCGTGAGCGCGGCTTTCAGGTCCTTGTGGAGGCGCACACGGCGGCGGAGGTGGAAAAAGCACTCGACGCTGGCGCGGATATCATCGGCGTCAACAACCGCGACCTCGGCGAGCTAGCGGTCGACCTCGGAACGTTCGAAACTGTCGCACCAGATGTCCCCGAGGGCGTCACACTCATTGCTGAAAGTGGTATACAGACAGCGGACGACGTCACGCGGATGCGCGACGCCGGTGCGGACGCCCTGCTGATCGGCTCGGCGATCATGGACCACGACGCGGCGACGGACGTGGAAGCGAACACGCGGCGACTGACACGCGCGAACACTGATGCAGTTGAGACAACAACTACAGACACATGA
- the trpB gene encoding tryptophan synthase subunit beta, producing the protein MSTDDAYDPKFGEYGGQYVPEALMPAIEELTDAYQRYVLENEDGFMDEFRERLADFGGRPTPLQYADQLSARYDTDVYLKREDLLHGGAHKLNNALGQVLLAKYMGKERIIAETGAGQHGTATAMAAAHLDMPCEIYMGETDIARQRPNVFRMKINGSEVVPVTVGRGTLKEAISETMREWATTVENTHYVIGSIVGPHPFPKMVRDFQAVISEEAREQAIEKMGGLPDSVMACAGGGSNTMGMFAHFVEDTDVDLYAVEAGGSSLQVDEEEGVAPNSATLSTGDEGVLHGARTKLLQDSDGQIMESHSVSSGLDYAGVGPELAHLVDENRVTPVNVDDDIALEAFHRLSQDEGIIPALETAHAFGYLEEHHDEVGDSVIINVSGRGDKDLEIAIEETSKRDLDIAPDMSIFDSVGRSPTSQSSGDEPRDSVGGGGL; encoded by the coding sequence ATGAGTACTGACGACGCATACGACCCCAAGTTCGGCGAGTACGGTGGACAGTACGTGCCAGAGGCGCTGATGCCAGCTATCGAAGAGCTGACTGACGCCTACCAGCGGTACGTGCTCGAAAACGAGGACGGCTTCATGGACGAGTTCCGGGAGCGGCTGGCCGACTTCGGCGGCCGACCGACGCCGCTGCAGTACGCGGACCAGCTCTCGGCCCGGTACGACACGGACGTCTACCTCAAGCGCGAGGACCTGCTGCATGGCGGCGCACACAAGCTTAACAACGCGCTCGGGCAGGTCTTGCTCGCGAAGTACATGGGCAAAGAGCGGATTATCGCCGAGACCGGCGCGGGCCAGCACGGCACGGCAACGGCAATGGCGGCGGCCCACCTCGATATGCCCTGTGAGATTTACATGGGCGAGACCGACATCGCGCGACAGCGCCCCAACGTCTTCCGGATGAAAATAAACGGCTCGGAGGTCGTCCCCGTCACCGTCGGCCGGGGCACGCTCAAGGAAGCGATATCTGAGACGATGCGCGAGTGGGCGACCACCGTCGAGAACACCCACTACGTCATCGGAAGCATCGTCGGTCCGCACCCGTTCCCGAAGATGGTGCGTGACTTCCAGGCGGTCATCTCCGAGGAGGCCCGCGAGCAAGCTATCGAGAAGATGGGTGGGCTGCCCGATTCCGTGATGGCCTGTGCTGGCGGCGGCTCGAACACGATGGGGATGTTCGCGCACTTTGTCGAGGACACTGATGTCGACCTCTACGCTGTCGAGGCCGGCGGCTCCTCGCTGCAGGTCGACGAGGAGGAAGGCGTCGCACCGAACTCCGCGACTCTCTCAACCGGTGACGAGGGCGTGCTCCACGGTGCGCGCACGAAGCTTCTGCAGGATTCGGACGGCCAGATCATGGAATCTCACTCCGTCTCGTCGGGGCTGGACTACGCCGGTGTCGGCCCGGAACTCGCCCATCTCGTTGACGAAAACCGCGTCACGCCGGTCAACGTTGACGACGACATCGCGCTGGAGGCGTTCCACCGCCTCTCCCAGGACGAGGGTATCATCCCGGCTCTGGAGACAGCCCATGCCTTCGGTTACCTCGAAGAGCACCACGACGAAGTCGGTGACTCCGTTATTATCAACGTCTCCGGCCGCGGCGACAAGGACCTCGAAATCGCCATCGAGGAGACCAGCAAGCGAGACCTCGATATCGCGCCCGATATGTCTATCTTCGATAGCGTGGGGCGAAGCCCCACGTCACAGTCGAGCGGCGATGAGCCGCGAGACAGCGTCGGTGGGGGTGGCCTCTGA
- the trpA gene encoding tryptophan synthase subunit alpha, producing the protein MGLERAFADEPAFVPYLAAGDPNYEASLEYVEALVRGGADVIELGLPFSEPIAEGKTIQNAIVRSLEAGMTPDRFFEFVEDLDVDVPLVCMTYYNLIYQYGEDEGPRPFVEKAAAVGIEGLVVPDLPGEEAGPLRTACDEFGLDLVFIVAPTTKGDRLERMLEQVSGYVYVQARLGVTGAREDVDDATEDSLARLSDWDVPKAVGFGIKTGEHAERIVSAGADGVIVGSALVDIVAEGHEDGDSAETVADRLEAKAHELKEGALRGAAERPQPERT; encoded by the coding sequence ATGGGACTCGAACGCGCCTTTGCCGACGAGCCCGCTTTCGTCCCGTACCTCGCGGCCGGCGATCCGAACTACGAGGCGTCGCTAGAATACGTCGAGGCGCTGGTCCGCGGCGGCGCAGATGTCATCGAGCTCGGCCTGCCCTTTTCCGAGCCCATCGCGGAAGGGAAGACCATCCAGAACGCTATCGTCCGCTCGCTGGAAGCCGGGATGACACCCGACCGCTTCTTCGAGTTCGTCGAGGACCTCGACGTGGACGTGCCGCTGGTGTGTATGACCTACTACAACCTCATCTATCAGTACGGTGAGGACGAGGGTCCGCGACCGTTCGTCGAGAAGGCCGCCGCGGTCGGCATCGAGGGACTCGTCGTCCCGGACCTCCCCGGGGAGGAAGCCGGCCCGCTCCGGACGGCCTGTGACGAGTTCGGTCTCGATCTGGTTTTCATCGTCGCGCCGACGACCAAGGGCGACCGGCTCGAACGGATGCTCGAACAGGTGTCTGGCTACGTGTACGTGCAGGCCCGTCTGGGCGTCACCGGCGCGCGCGAGGACGTAGATGACGCTACCGAGGACTCGCTGGCCCGCCTCTCAGACTGGGACGTGCCAAAGGCCGTCGGGTTCGGCATCAAGACCGGCGAGCACGCCGAGCGAATTGTGTCTGCCGGCGCTGACGGCGTCATCGTCGGCTCTGCACTGGTCGATATCGTTGCTGAGGGCCACGAAGACGGCGATTCGGCCGAGACTGTGGCCGACCGGCTCGAAGCGAAGGCCCACGAACTCAAAGAGGGGGCGCTCCGGGGAGCGGCAGAACGACCGCAACCGGAACGCACATAA
- a CDS encoding 2-amino-3,7-dideoxy-D-threo-hept-6-ulosonate synthase: MTAGKRARLERIGTDDTYVIIPMDHGITMGAVKGLKDIESTIDAVTSGGADAVLTQRGIAGRVHPNKNDAGYITHLNGSTTIGPDEQDKRTTGTVKDAIRAGADAVSFHINVGSQYEPEQIEELSELTTEASQYGLPVLAMAYARGPDIDAENEDYNQSVGHAVRLAEELGADIVKTGYTGSAETFQHVVESTSLPVVIAGGSKGTDEDTVRMVRGTMDAGASGVSMGRSIFQHDEPEKIARAVSAVVHDDATTEEALREAGLAVEA; encoded by the coding sequence ATGACTGCAGGAAAACGCGCACGACTCGAACGCATCGGGACAGACGACACATACGTCATCATCCCGATGGACCACGGCATCACAATGGGGGCTGTAAAGGGCCTCAAAGACATCGAATCGACGATTGATGCGGTTACCAGCGGTGGCGCAGACGCCGTCCTTACCCAGCGTGGCATCGCCGGGCGAGTTCACCCCAACAAGAACGACGCGGGCTATATCACGCATCTCAATGGCTCTACTACTATCGGCCCGGACGAGCAGGACAAGCGGACCACGGGAACGGTCAAGGACGCAATCCGCGCTGGGGCCGACGCCGTCTCGTTCCACATCAACGTCGGCAGCCAGTACGAACCCGAACAGATCGAAGAGCTCTCCGAGCTGACGACCGAAGCCAGCCAGTACGGCCTGCCGGTGCTGGCGATGGCCTACGCCCGCGGTCCCGACATCGACGCCGAGAACGAGGACTACAACCAGTCCGTCGGCCACGCCGTCCGACTGGCCGAGGAACTGGGCGCTGATATCGTCAAGACCGGCTACACCGGCTCCGCCGAAACGTTCCAGCACGTCGTCGAGTCCACGTCGCTGCCGGTGGTCATCGCCGGCGGCTCGAAGGGCACTGATGAGGATACCGTCCGGATGGTCCGCGGGACGATGGACGCCGGGGCCTCCGGTGTTTCCATGGGCCGCTCTATTTTCCAGCACGACGAACCGGAGAAGATTGCGCGTGCCGTCTCCGCCGTCGTCCACGACGACGCCACCACCGAGGAAGCGCTCCGCGAGGCCGGACTGGCTGTCGAGGCCTAA
- a CDS encoding P-loop NTPase — protein sequence MVTNRVYAVTGAKGGVGKTTASINLGALLETAGYSTVVVEVAPSTANLTGFLEVDVDATLHDVLTGDAAVTDAVYETDSGLAIVPSGSTLDGCVATDRKRLADIVETLQWHHDIVLLDTPAGLSEATVRPLQLADDVLLVSTPRMASVRNVSNTKELAERLDAPVRGLILTKSGTGASPGPDEVSAWLDIEILGHVPEDDAVLHAQDSGTPVVQNAPNSDAAVAYQRISDQLIGTAEASTDSTADAPTEADPPDPEATVPTPHRTDD from the coding sequence ATGGTTACTAACCGTGTTTACGCGGTCACCGGGGCCAAAGGTGGGGTTGGAAAAACGACAGCTAGCATCAACCTCGGGGCCCTCTTGGAAACAGCCGGATACTCGACTGTCGTTGTGGAGGTGGCCCCCTCAACGGCAAACCTCACCGGTTTTCTCGAGGTCGACGTTGACGCCACGCTTCACGACGTGCTCACTGGCGACGCGGCAGTCACGGATGCGGTGTACGAAACCGACTCGGGCCTGGCAATCGTCCCGAGCGGGTCCACGCTTGACGGGTGTGTGGCCACCGACCGCAAGCGGCTTGCCGATATCGTCGAAACCCTCCAGTGGCACCACGACATCGTCCTGCTGGACACGCCGGCAGGACTGAGCGAGGCGACGGTTCGGCCGCTCCAGCTTGCTGACGACGTATTGCTTGTTTCGACACCGCGGATGGCATCTGTCCGGAACGTTTCGAACACGAAAGAGCTCGCCGAGCGACTCGACGCGCCGGTTCGGGGCCTCATCCTCACGAAATCCGGGACGGGGGCATCACCGGGCCCCGACGAAGTCTCGGCGTGGCTCGACATCGAGATACTCGGACACGTCCCGGAAGACGATGCCGTCCTGCACGCACAGGACAGCGGCACACCTGTTGTGCAGAACGCGCCAAACAGCGACGCCGCGGTCGCTTACCAGCGGATCTCGGACCAGCTTATCGGCACAGCGGAGGCGTCGACTGATTCCACAGCCGATGCACCCACGGAAGCTGACCCGCCCGACCCAGAGGCCACGGTGCCAACCCCCCATCGAACGGACGACTAG
- a CDS encoding 3-dehydroquinate synthase II: MTRSVWLKADSEVGDWETRKRRITAGIEAGVDWVLVDEEDVDRVSELGEINIAAFTNGDVHVMEAEAEDSEADATIVGKDGEGDGTVDLPSDFSGSADLSTLRQNGAAPDGGYVRIFDEDYEAFAEAVAAEADFTIVIGENWQIIPLENLIARVGEETDLIAGVRTAEDARTAYETLELGADGVLLDTDEVDEIRKTVEVRDEMGRESLDLEYAEVTAIEQTGSADRVCIDTGSLMEHDEGMLVGSMARGLFFVHAETAESPYVASRPFRVNAGAVHAYVRTPDGGTKYLSELQSGDEVQIVDADGRTREAIVGRAKIEKRPMFRVQAETEDGDRIETLLQNAETIKVHTRDGRTAVTNLEPGDEILIHHEDTATHFGERIEESIIEK, from the coding sequence ATGACTCGAAGCGTCTGGCTCAAAGCCGACAGCGAGGTCGGCGATTGGGAGACACGGAAACGCCGGATAACCGCCGGTATCGAGGCCGGCGTCGACTGGGTACTGGTCGATGAAGAAGACGTTGACCGCGTCTCGGAACTGGGTGAAATAAACATCGCCGCGTTCACCAACGGCGACGTCCACGTAATGGAGGCCGAGGCAGAGGACTCAGAGGCCGATGCGACCATCGTCGGGAAAGACGGTGAAGGCGACGGGACGGTCGACCTCCCGTCGGATTTCTCCGGCTCTGCGGACCTCTCGACGCTGCGGCAGAACGGGGCCGCCCCTGACGGCGGCTACGTCCGCATCTTCGACGAAGACTACGAGGCCTTCGCCGAGGCGGTCGCCGCCGAAGCCGACTTCACGATCGTCATCGGCGAGAACTGGCAGATCATTCCGCTCGAAAACCTCATCGCCCGCGTCGGCGAGGAGACGGACCTCATCGCCGGCGTTCGGACCGCCGAGGACGCCCGGACGGCCTACGAGACGCTGGAGTTGGGGGCCGACGGCGTCCTGCTGGACACCGACGAGGTCGACGAAATCCGCAAGACAGTGGAAGTCCGCGACGAGATGGGTCGGGAGTCACTCGATCTGGAGTACGCTGAGGTCACCGCTATCGAGCAGACCGGCTCCGCCGACCGCGTCTGCATCGACACGGGCAGCCTGATGGAACACGATGAGGGGATGCTCGTCGGGTCGATGGCTCGCGGCCTCTTTTTCGTCCACGCTGAGACGGCTGAATCTCCCTACGTCGCAAGCAGGCCGTTCCGCGTCAACGCCGGCGCAGTCCACGCCTACGTCCGGACGCCTGACGGCGGGACGAAGTATCTCTCGGAACTCCAGTCCGGCGACGAGGTCCAGATAGTCGATGCCGATGGACGCACCCGAGAGGCCATCGTCGGCCGCGCGAAAATCGAGAAGCGCCCGATGTTCCGCGTGCAGGCTGAAACTGAAGACGGCGACCGAATCGAGACGCTGCTCCAGAACGCCGAGACGATCAAGGTCCACACTCGGGACGGGCGAACCGCCGTCACGAACCTCGAACCGGGCGACGAAATCCTCATTCACCACGAGGACACGGCGACGCACTTCGGCGAACGGATCGAAGAGAGCATCATCGAGAAGTAG
- a CDS encoding DUF6677 family protein: MTDTGRKRPLLAVVLAFIFPGLGHFYLRKWVRGLLWLGLLFMLSVVFVVTGAIDPVTQLSLEAISSSYQSRPTEVTIGSVVITTLNVVDAYWVAVNENQTQEVEAGTTCPNCGKELDEDIDFCHWCTTQLEPVEADQQ, from the coding sequence ATGACTGACACAGGACGCAAGCGGCCGTTGCTGGCCGTGGTGCTTGCGTTCATCTTCCCTGGATTGGGACACTTCTACCTCCGTAAGTGGGTGCGGGGACTGCTGTGGCTCGGATTACTGTTCATGCTGTCGGTGGTGTTCGTCGTCACTGGCGCTATCGACCCTGTCACCCAGCTAAGCCTAGAGGCTATCTCGTCGTCGTATCAGTCCAGACCCACCGAGGTGACAATCGGTTCGGTCGTGATTACGACGCTCAATGTCGTCGACGCCTACTGGGTCGCGGTCAACGAGAACCAGACTCAGGAGGTCGAAGCCGGTACGACGTGTCCGAACTGCGGCAAGGAACTCGACGAAGACATCGACTTCTGTCACTGGTGTACGACGCAGCTAGAACCGGTCGAGGCGGACCAGCAGTAA
- a CDS encoding type I 3-dehydroquinate dehydratase, giving the protein MNFESFTLLAATDDLGVEPAARADADGLELRMDFADEPLAQLDAYDGDLPILVTNRPTWEGGEAADTAGRLDALETALEHDAVTAVDLELAALEGAGDHDAGRVADAARDHGASVVVSTHNFESTPDREAIVSRLERACAHSDVGKMASTAHSPEDVLAMLGATRELTAEGEQVATMCMGAAGRHSRAIAPVYGSRIGYAPVDPADATAPGQYDLATLRTLVGQLQSDA; this is encoded by the coding sequence ATGAACTTCGAGTCGTTCACCCTGCTCGCCGCCACCGACGACCTCGGGGTGGAACCGGCCGCCCGCGCCGATGCCGACGGGCTGGAGCTACGGATGGATTTCGCCGACGAGCCGCTGGCACAGCTGGACGCCTACGACGGCGACCTCCCGATACTCGTCACGAACCGACCGACGTGGGAGGGCGGCGAGGCCGCCGACACCGCGGGTCGTCTCGATGCGCTCGAAACCGCGCTCGAACACGACGCCGTGACGGCTGTCGACCTCGAACTCGCAGCGCTGGAAGGTGCCGGCGACCACGACGCTGGCCGCGTCGCCGACGCTGCCCGCGACCACGGCGCGTCCGTGGTCGTCTCGACGCACAACTTCGAGTCGACGCCCGACCGTGAGGCAATCGTGAGTCGGCTCGAACGGGCCTGTGCGCACAGCGACGTTGGGAAGATGGCGAGTACAGCCCACTCGCCGGAGGACGTGCTGGCGATGCTCGGGGCAACCCGCGAACTGACCGCCGAGGGCGAACAGGTCGCCACGATGTGCATGGGTGCGGCTGGCCGCCACTCCAGGGCCATCGCCCCGGTGTACGGCTCTCGCATCGGCTACGCACCGGTCGACCCCGCTGACGCGACCGCACCGGGACAGTACGACCTCGCGACGCTCCGGACGCTGGTCGGACAGCTACAGAGCGACGCCTGA
- a CDS encoding site-specific DNA-methyltransferase yields the protein METTHRVRTGDARTLACPDDSVELVVTSPPYPMIEMWDDIFTELDPDIGTALDRDNGDRAFTLMHEVLDAVWAEIERVLVPGGIACINVGDATRSLEDGFRSYPNHAEITDRLTDHGLRALPDILWRKPTNSGAKFMGSGMVPPNAYPTLEHEHILVFRNGERRRLEPGADRRYESAYFWEERNEWFSDLWELPGETQDLDDGLRDRSGAFPLTVPYRLISMFSVYGDTVLDPFLGTGTTTLAAMVAGRNSVGVDRDPDLLSALEERVATAPERSRTIAQERLADHRSWVEQRRADRKEPGYEAEQYDFAVNTKQEQRIQFYAVDAVTTTDDGFRAVHEPVE from the coding sequence ATGGAGACGACACACCGGGTTCGAACCGGTGACGCCCGCACGCTTGCGTGTCCCGACGACAGCGTCGAACTGGTGGTCACGTCCCCCCCGTACCCGATGATCGAGATGTGGGACGACATCTTCACCGAACTGGACCCCGACATCGGGACGGCGCTGGACCGTGACAACGGCGACCGAGCGTTCACACTGATGCACGAGGTACTCGATGCAGTGTGGGCGGAGATAGAGCGCGTGCTGGTTCCCGGCGGCATCGCCTGCATCAACGTCGGTGACGCGACACGGTCTCTGGAGGACGGGTTCCGTTCCTATCCAAACCACGCGGAGATAACCGACCGGCTGACCGACCACGGGCTGCGCGCGCTCCCCGATATCCTCTGGCGGAAGCCGACCAACAGCGGCGCGAAGTTCATGGGCTCTGGGATGGTGCCGCCCAACGCCTATCCGACGCTCGAACACGAACACATCCTCGTGTTCCGCAACGGGGAGCGCCGTCGCCTCGAACCGGGTGCAGACCGTCGCTACGAGAGCGCCTATTTCTGGGAGGAGCGCAACGAGTGGTTCTCCGACCTCTGGGAACTGCCCGGCGAGACGCAGGACCTCGACGACGGGCTTCGGGACCGCTCGGGAGCCTTCCCGCTGACCGTGCCGTACCGGCTCATCTCGATGTTCTCGGTGTACGGCGATACGGTGCTGGACCCGTTCCTCGGGACCGGGACGACGACGCTGGCGGCGATGGTCGCCGGCCGGAACTCGGTGGGTGTGGACCGCGACCCGGACCTGTTGTCGGCGCTCGAAGAACGGGTCGCCACCGCCCCGGAACGTTCTCGAACCATCGCTCAGGAACGTCTCGCCGACCACCGCTCGTGGGTGGAGCAGCGCCGTGCCGACAGGAAAGAACCGGGGTACGAGGCCGAGCAGTACGATTTCGCCGTCAACACGAAACAGGAACAACGGATTCAGTTCTACGCGGTCGACGCCGTTACGACGACCGATGACGGCTTCCGAGCCGTCCACGAACCGGTCGAGTAA
- a CDS encoding transcription initiation factor IIB family protein, translated as MSEHTRTRQQREEQTTESTESESTACPECSGSLVIDDEHGETVCEDCGLVVESDEIDRGPEWRAFDSSEKDEKSRVGAPTTNMMHDKGLSTNIDWRDKDAYGNSLSGKQRQKMQRLRKWNERFRTRDSKERNLKQALGEIDRMASALGLPENVRETASVIYRRALDEDLLPGRSIEGVSTASVYAAARQAGVPRSLDEITEVSRVEKSEIARTYRYVVRELSLEVRPADPESYVPRFASSLELSDEAEHRARQLLQNAKEQGVHSGKSPVGLAAAAVYAAALLTNEKTTQAAVSEVADISEVTIRNRYHELLEAEQDLPVA; from the coding sequence ATGAGTGAACACACACGGACGCGACAGCAGCGTGAAGAACAGACGACGGAGTCGACGGAATCGGAGAGCACAGCGTGCCCGGAGTGCAGTGGCTCGCTCGTTATCGACGACGAACACGGCGAAACAGTCTGTGAGGACTGTGGCCTTGTCGTCGAATCCGATGAAATCGACCGCGGCCCCGAGTGGCGCGCGTTTGACTCCAGCGAGAAAGACGAGAAGTCCCGCGTCGGCGCGCCGACGACGAACATGATGCACGACAAGGGCCTCTCGACCAACATCGACTGGCGCGACAAGGACGCCTACGGGAACTCCCTGTCGGGCAAACAGCGCCAGAAGATGCAGCGCCTGCGCAAGTGGAACGAGCGCTTTAGAACTCGGGACTCCAAGGAGCGCAACCTCAAGCAGGCGCTGGGTGAGATTGACCGGATGGCTTCTGCGCTCGGACTCCCCGAAAACGTCCGCGAGACGGCCAGCGTCATTTACCGCCGCGCGCTCGACGAGGACCTGCTGCCCGGCCGTTCCATCGAGGGTGTCTCGACGGCCTCCGTCTACGCCGCCGCGCGACAGGCCGGCGTCCCGCGCTCGCTCGACGAGATCACGGAGGTCTCCCGCGTCGAAAAGAGCGAGATCGCCCGCACCTACCGCTACGTCGTCCGCGAACTCTCGCTTGAGGTTCGCCCTGCTGACCCCGAGAGCTACGTCCCGCGCTTTGCCTCCTCGCTGGAACTATCCGATGAGGCCGAGCACCGCGCCCGCCAGCTCCTCCAGAACGCCAAAGAGCAGGGCGTCCACTCTGGAAAATCGCCAGTCGGCCTCGCCGCCGCCGCGGTGTACGCCGCCGCCCTGCTGACCAACGAGAAGACGACGCAGGCCGCCGTGTCTGAGGTCGCCGACATCTCCGAGGTCACTATCCGCAACCGCTACCACGAACTGCTGGAAGCCGAGCAGGACCTGCCCGTCGCGTAA